The following nucleotide sequence is from Micromonospora sp. WMMD1120.
GTGGACGGCCAGTTGGCCCGCTACACGCGTAACTTCAGCGCCTGGGGTGGCTGGCTGGACACGATGGCGGACCGGGCCAAGGAGTACCTGGTCTACGCCGGGCTGGGTTTCGGGGTCAGCCACGCCGGGCTGGGCAACGGCTGGGCGCTGGCCATCGCCGCGATGACGTTGCAGACCGTGCGGCACATGACCGACACCTGGTACGGGGTGCTGCACGACGAGGCGGCCCGCCGACCGCGTACGGCGACGGGTGCCAGCGGCGGGATCGGTGACCGGTTGAACGCGGCGTCGACCCGGGTGCAGGCGGACACCGGCTCGGTGTCGTACTGGCTGAAGCGGACGGTGGTCTTCCCGATCGGCGAGCGGTGGGCGCTGATCGCGCTGACGGTGGCGCTGTTCAACCCGCTGGTCAGCCTGGTCGCGGTGCTGGTGTGGGGGGTGCTGGCGTTCGCGTACACCGGTGCCCTGCGTACGCTGCGGGCCCGCTGGATGTGGGTGCCGGTGCTGGACACCGTCGACGCGACCCTGCACCGCGACGACGGGCCGCTGGCCCGGTGGCTGCCGGTGGTCCGCCCGATGGGGCCGCTGACGCTGGCGGTGATCGCGGCGCTCGGCCCGGCGGCGCTGCTGGTCGTGGCCTTGTCGGCCGACGATCCCGAAGGGCTGCGCTGGGCGGTGCCGGTGGCGCTGCTGGTGCTGCTGCTCGGTGGCCTGGGGGCCGGCGCGGCGCACAACGGCCCGCTGGACTGGCTGGTGCCCGCGGCGTTGCGGGCCGCCGAGTACCTGTTCGCCATCGCGGTCGGCGTGATTGGTGGCGCGCCCGGTTGGCTGGTCTTCGGGTACGTCTTCGTGCTCACCGTGCACCACTACGACCTGACCGCCCGGCTGGAGAAGCGGCAGGCGGCGCCGCCGCTGCACGCGGCCACGCTGGGCTGGGAGTGTCGCTCGGTGCTGCTGGCCCTCACCGCGATTGCCGGCACCGCGAGTGTCGGTCTGGCTACACTCGGTGCGTACCTCTTCGTGGTCTTCCTGGTGAGCGTCGTCCTGGCCTGGTTCGTACGACCGGCCAGCAGCGCGCGGGCGTCGGTCGCGCCGGCGGGTGCCGGAGGTGCCGCGCCGCGCTGACGGAGGGACGGCCGGATGACCCTGATCAGCTTCGTGGTGCCGGCCTACCGGGTGCAGGGCTACCTGCGGGAGTGCCTGGACTCGGTGCTCGGTCAGCCGGAGTCCGACATCGAGGTGATCGCCGTCGACGACTGCTCGCCGGACGCCAGCGGCGACATAATCGACGAGTACGCGGCCCGCGACCGGCGGGTCCGGCCGGTCCGGCTGCCGGAGAACGTCGGCCTCGGTCCAGCCCGCAACACCGGGCTGGACCGGGCCGTCGGCGAGTACGTGTGGTTCCTCGACGGCGACGACTGGCTGGCGCCGGAGTGCCTGACCGAGGTGGCCGAGCGGTTGCGGGCCACCCGTCCGGACGTGCTGCTCGTCGACCACGTCCGCACCCACTGGAACGACACCGCGACCCGCAGCGCGATGGCAGAGGTGTTCCCGGAGTCCCCCGGAGCGGACACCTTCCGGCTGCGGGACCGGCCGGAGGCGATGCGCCTGCTGCACACCGCGTGGAACCGGCTGGTCCGCAGGGAGTTCCTCGTCGACCTGGGGCTGCGCTTCGCCCCCGGCTGGTACGAGGACGTCTCGTTCAGCTACCCGGTGCTGATGGCCGCGCGGCGGATCGGCGTACTCGATCGGGTCTGTGTCAACTACCGGCAGCGCCGCGCGGGCGCGATCACCCGGACCCGCGGTGACCGGCACTTCGAGGTCTTCGCGCAGTGGCACCGGGTCTTCGACCTGATGGATGCGTGGCGGCCGGCGACGGACGCGCTGCGACCGGCGGTCTTCGAGCGGATGATCTGGCACTACCTGACGGTGCTCGGCAACGGCCAGCGGATCGCCCCCGAGCTGCGGCCGGCGTTCTTCGCGCAGATCACCGCCGACTACGAGCGCTGGTTGCCGGCCGGCGGCTACCCGGTGCCGGGTGGGGTCGAGGGAATCAAGCACCGGCTCGTCGCCGCCGGGCGCTGGCGGACCTTCAGCGCGTTGCGGGCGGCCGGCCGGGCCCGCGACGTCGCCCGCCGGCAGGCCCGCGCCGCCCGACGCGCTGTCGGCCCGGTCGCCCGCCGGGGTGCGCGGTTGACCCGCGAAGGGCTGCTCCGCGAGTACTACCGGACGGAGTTGCGCCGGCCGATCGATCCGACGCTCGCCGCGTACGCGGCCTACTGGTACCGCGGCTACTCCTGCAACCCGGCGGCGATCTACGAGGCCGCCCGGCGGTTGGCGCCCGGACTGCGCGGGGTGTGGATCGTCCGTCGGGACCGGGTGGACACCGTGCCGCCCGGGGTGGAGTACGTGGTCGCCGGCACCCCGGCGTACTACCGGACGCTGGCCCGCGCCCGGTGGCTGGTCAACAACGTCAACTTCCCGGACTTCGTCCGCAAACGAGCGGGGCAGGTGCACCTGCAGACCCACCACGGAACGCCGGTCAAGGTGATGGGCCTGGACCAGCAGCGGTACCCGGTCGGCGCGGGCCGGATGGACTTCGCCGGGCTGCTGCGCCGGGTGGACCGGTGGGACTACAGCGTCAGCGCGAACAGCTTCTCCACCCAGATGTGGGACCGGGCGTACCCGGCCACGTACACCACCCTGGAGGTGGGCTACCCGCGCAACGACCGGCTGGTCACCGCCGGCCCGGACGAGGTACGTCGGCTCCGCGCCGAGTTCGGCCTCGACCCCGACGAGCAGGTCGTCCTGTACGCCCCGACGCACCGCGAGCACCTGCCCGGCTACCGGCCACCGTTCGACCCGGACCAGTTCGTGCGGGCGCTCGGTGAGTCGGGTCGGTTGCTCATGCGCAGCCACTACTTCCACGACCGGGAACGGCGCCCCGGCCGGCCGGGGGACTGGCAGCGGGTACGCGACGTCAGCGGCCACCAGCGGGTGGAGGATCTGTACCTGGTGGCCGACGTGCTGGTCACCGACTACTCGTCGGCGATGTTCGACTACGCGGTGCTCGACCGGCCGATAGTGCTCTACACCCCGGACTGGGAGGCGTACCGGCTGGCCCGGGGGGTGTACTTCGACGTCACCGCGGAGCCGCCGGGCGCGGTGGCCAGCACCTTCGCCGACCTGCTGGACCTGTTCCGCGCCGACGCGGTGCGCTCGGACGCGGCGACGAAGGCCCGCGAGCACTTCCGGGCCCGGTTCTGCACGTTGGACGACGGGCACGCGGCGGAGCGGGTGGTCCGCCGGGTCTTCCTCGGCGAGCCGGGCGAGCGGTCCGGGCGCTGCTGAGCGAATTGTGTCGTGTAATGGCAGCGTCATTGGTCGAACATGAGACGTTTACCCGATGTCCTAACTGAATGATCCTGGTCACAGTCTTCTGGGGTTCGACGACGAGCTGGGGGGAAGACGGTGAGCACCGTCACGCTCAAGGATGTGACCAAGGTCTTCAGGGACGGCACGCTTGCCGTCGACAGCATCAACCTCGACGTGAACGACGGCGAGTTCATGGTGCTGCTCGGCCCGTCCGGCTGCGGCAAGTCCACAGTGCTGCGGATGATCGCCGGGTTGGAGGACCCGACCCAGGGCGCCGTCATGCTCGACGGGGAGCTGGCGAACGACCTTCCGCCGCGGGACCGCAAGATCGCCATGGTCTTCCAGGACTTCGCGTTGTACCCGCACATGACGGTCGGCGACAACATCGCCTTTCCGCTGCGGCTGGCCGGGGTCGAGCCGGCGCCCCGGGGCGAGCGGGTCAGCGACGTGGCGAGCGCGCTGGGCATCGGCGACGTGCTGGCCCGCAAGCCGGGCCAGCTCTCCGGCGGGCAGCGGCAGCGGGTGGCGATGGGCCGGGCGATCGTCCGCCGGCCGGGCCTCTTCCTGATGGACGAGCCGCTGTCCAACCTCGACAGCGGGCTCCGGGCCGAGCTGCGCGCCGAGATCTCGGGCCTGACCCGGGAGCTGGGCGTCACCACCGTCTACGTCACCCACGACCAGGCCGAGGCGCTCACCATGGCCGACCGGGTGGCCATCATGCGCCGGGGCGTGCTCCAGGACGTGGGCACACCCACCCAGGTGTACGGCCGGCCGGCGACGCTCTACGTGGCCGCGTTCCTGGGCAGCCCGCGGATGAACCTGCTGGAGGCGTCGGTCTACGTCCACCTCGACCGGTACGTCACGCTCAACCTCGGTGACCAGGCGCTCTACCTGCCCTGGAACGACATCCGCAGTCGTGCGGTCGCGCACTACCACGGCGAGCGGATCGTCGTCGGCATGCGGGCCGAGGCGCTCACCCCGGTAGCCCCGGACAGCCCTGGCGACGTGCTGCGCGGTCGGATCCGCTATCTGGAACACCACGGGCACGAGTCGTTGGCGTTCCTCGACATTGGAGCGACAGCGATCATGGTCGACGAGATGGGCACGCCGCTCGACCCCCCGCCGGTGGGCCAGCGGGGCCTGCGCCGGTTCAGCTCGGTGATGCAGCGACTCACCGGTAAGCCGGTGGAGACCCCGGAGCCCGCCCCGGCTGCCGGCAACCAGACCAGCGTGCTTCCCGATCCGGGTCGGCACCACCGCAGGCCGGCGGAGTTGGCGGTGCGGCTGGCGCCGTACCCGGCGGTCAGCGCCGGGCACCCGCTCGCCGTGTCGGTGCGGATGGACGCGCTGCACTTCTTCGACGAGCGCGGCGACCGGATCGACGTGGGTTGGCGTTGACGGCTCGCTAGACCCGTCCCGGCTGTTGTCAATTGTGGTGAGCATGAACATCGGGTGTCGGCCGGGTGGGGGGCGATCGACCTTGCCCGACAGGTTACTGCCGAGTAACGTCAGGCCATGACCATCGACTCCCGCCAGGTGGCGGCCGGCATGCTGGACGCGGTGCCGTTCGCCCGTACGCTCGGCCTCGAATTCGTCGAGGTGGCACCGGAGGCGGAGGGCGGCGTACGGGCGGTGGTCCGGCTGCCCGACTCACCGGCCACGCACAACCACGTCGGCGGCCCGCACGCCGGCGCCATGTTCTCCCTCGGCGAGACCGCGTCCGGGGCTGTCGTCCTGGCCGCCTTCGGGCAGCTGCTCGACCGGGCCGTGCCGTTGGCCGTCCGGGCCGAGATCGCCTACCGCAAGCTCGCCATGGGTCCGGTGCTGGCCACCGCCCGGCTCGGCCGGCCGGCGCGCGAGGTGGTCGACGAGTTGGAGGCCGGTGCGCGCCCCGAGTTCCCCGTCCACGTCGAGATCGCCACCGAGGCCGGTAAGCCCACCTCGGCAATGACGGTGATCTGGACCCTGCGGCCGAACTGAGGCGTGTCGGCGCGACGGAAACGGGTTTGACGGCCCGGCGCTGTGGATAGATTCGTACCGTGCTGGGCCTACCTGCTCATGTGTCCGCCTGTCTCTTCGACCTGGACGGTGTGCTGACGCAGACCGCCCGGGTGCACAACGCCGCCTGGAAGCAGACGTTCGACGAGTTTCTCCAGCAGCGCGCCACCCTCTCCGGCGAGCCGTTCCAACCGTTCGATCCGGGGCCGGACTACAACCGTTACGTGGACGGCCGGCCCCGCGCCGACGGCGTCCGGGCGTTCCTCGCCTCCCGTGGGATCGTGCTGCCCGAAGGCAGTCCGGACGATCCACCGGACGCCGACACCGTCAACGGCGTCGGCAACCGCAAGAACGTCCTGCTCTTGGACCAGCTGCGTACCTCGGGGGTGGAGGTCTACCCGGGCTCGGTGCGCTACCTGGAGGCGGCGCGCGCCGCCGGCCTGCGCCGCGCCGTGGTCACCGCCAGCGCGAACGGGCGCGAGGTGATCGCCGCCGCGGGGTTCGAACCGCTGCTGGAGGCCCGGGTCGACGGGCTGGTCACCCGCGCGCAGGGGCTGCGTGGCAAACCGCACCCCGACACGTTCCTCGCCGGGGCCCGGCTGCTCGGCGTCGACCCCACGCGGGCCGCCGTGTTCGAGGACGCGCTTTCCGGGGTGGCCGCCGGTCGTGCCGGTGGGTTCGGCTACGTGGTCGGCGTCGATCGGGTCGGGCAGGCCGACGAGTTGCGCGCGCACGGCGCCGACATCGTCGTGACCGACCTCGCCGACCTGCTCGACGTCGCCGACCCGCCCGCGCCGACCCGCACCACCGCCGCGCTGCCAACCGGCGAGCGGGGCTCCGCGTGATCCGGGAACGCGCCTATCCGGTCGAGCCGTGGCACGTACGGGAGACCCGGCTGGACATGGACGTGCTGGCCCAGTCCGAGTCGGTCTTCGCGCTCTCCAACGGACACGTCGGCCTGCGGGGCAACCTCGACGAGGGTGAGCCGCACGGGCTGCCCGGCACCTACCTCAACTCGTTCTACGAACTGCGTCCGCTGCCGTACGCGGAGGCGGGCTACGGCTTCCCCGAGTCCGGCCAGACCATCGTCAACGTGACCAACGGCAAACTGATCCGCCTGCTCGTCGACGACGAACCCCTCGACGTGCGCTACGGGGAGCTGCTGTGCCACGAGCGGGTCCTCGACATGCGGGCCGGCACCCTGCACCGGGAGCTGCACTGGCGCTCGCCCGCCGGCCGCGAGGTCAAGGTCCGCAGCACCCGCCTGGTCTCGTTCACCCAGCGGTCGGTCGCCGCCATCAGCTACGAGGTGGAGGCCGTCGACGGCCCGCTGCGGCTGATCGTGCAGTCCGAGTTGGTGGCGAACGAGTCACTGCCCGCCCAGAGCAAGGACCCCCGGGTCGCGGCGGTGCTGGAGTCGCCGTTACAGGCCGAGGAGGAGCTGACCACTCCGGACGGAGGTCAGCTCATCCACCGCACCAAGGTCTCCGGGCTGCGGGTCGCCGCCGCGATGGAGCACGAGGTGCACGGGCCGGACCACACGACGATCGAGTCGGAGGGCTACCAGGACTGGGTACGCACCACCATCGGCTGCGTGCTCCAGGCCGGCCAGAAGCTGCGCGTGATCAAGTATCTGACGTACGGCTGGTCGAGTCGACGGTCGCTGCCCGCGCTGCGCGACCAGGTCGGCGCGGCGCTGGCCGGCGCCCGGCTGGACGGCTGGGAGGGGCTGCGCCGGGAGCAGCGCAGCTACCTGGAAGCCTTCTGGGACGCCTCCGACGTGCTGGTCGAGGGCGACCCGGAGGTGCAGCAGGCGGTCCGGTTCGGGCTCTTCCACGTGCTCCAGGCCGGCGCGCGGGCCGAGCAGCGGCCGATCTCGGCGAAGGGGCTGACCGGTCCCGGGTACGACGGGCACGCGTTCTGGGACACCGAGA
It contains:
- a CDS encoding DUF5941 domain-containing protein, which codes for MLAAAAPAAGLTTATGEPLADRLTTQLRQAGATEVRFVASLDELADLVTAATAPVLVTGVDLVAHTAVLRHLATSPVGPTVALVLGDPPVPGRTAVREERGQVVDAGAPGELDGAATGVFGGALRVGVDDLPNLAAAARAAASGIIPVAAPIGPSGDVSPLPAVAGAAGSATPATAGGPGSAVDRLFAGLAALGTLIFAQRVRLLVAHRVEDAAGLAAAEAAVTAVDEDRAELRLSVKERDDFFSTYFVSTWSPYVVRLAARLRLTPTGVTVISVLFALGAAVLFGVGGRPALVGGAVLLYLGFVLDCVDGQLARYTRNFSAWGGWLDTMADRAKEYLVYAGLGFGVSHAGLGNGWALAIAAMTLQTVRHMTDTWYGVLHDEAARRPRTATGASGGIGDRLNAASTRVQADTGSVSYWLKRTVVFPIGERWALIALTVALFNPLVSLVAVLVWGVLAFAYTGALRTLRARWMWVPVLDTVDATLHRDDGPLARWLPVVRPMGPLTLAVIAALGPAALLVVALSADDPEGLRWAVPVALLVLLLGGLGAGAAHNGPLDWLVPAALRAAEYLFAIAVGVIGGAPGWLVFGYVFVLTVHHYDLTARLEKRQAAPPLHAATLGWECRSVLLALTAIAGTASVGLATLGAYLFVVFLVSVVLAWFVRPASSARASVAPAGAGGAAPR
- a CDS encoding bifunctional glycosyltransferase family 2 protein/CDP-glycerol:glycerophosphate glycerophosphotransferase, encoding MTLISFVVPAYRVQGYLRECLDSVLGQPESDIEVIAVDDCSPDASGDIIDEYAARDRRVRPVRLPENVGLGPARNTGLDRAVGEYVWFLDGDDWLAPECLTEVAERLRATRPDVLLVDHVRTHWNDTATRSAMAEVFPESPGADTFRLRDRPEAMRLLHTAWNRLVRREFLVDLGLRFAPGWYEDVSFSYPVLMAARRIGVLDRVCVNYRQRRAGAITRTRGDRHFEVFAQWHRVFDLMDAWRPATDALRPAVFERMIWHYLTVLGNGQRIAPELRPAFFAQITADYERWLPAGGYPVPGGVEGIKHRLVAAGRWRTFSALRAAGRARDVARRQARAARRAVGPVARRGARLTREGLLREYYRTELRRPIDPTLAAYAAYWYRGYSCNPAAIYEAARRLAPGLRGVWIVRRDRVDTVPPGVEYVVAGTPAYYRTLARARWLVNNVNFPDFVRKRAGQVHLQTHHGTPVKVMGLDQQRYPVGAGRMDFAGLLRRVDRWDYSVSANSFSTQMWDRAYPATYTTLEVGYPRNDRLVTAGPDEVRRLRAEFGLDPDEQVVLYAPTHREHLPGYRPPFDPDQFVRALGESGRLLMRSHYFHDRERRPGRPGDWQRVRDVSGHQRVEDLYLVADVLVTDYSSAMFDYAVLDRPIVLYTPDWEAYRLARGVYFDVTAEPPGAVASTFADLLDLFRADAVRSDAATKAREHFRARFCTLDDGHAAERVVRRVFLGEPGERSGRC
- a CDS encoding ABC transporter ATP-binding protein is translated as MSTVTLKDVTKVFRDGTLAVDSINLDVNDGEFMVLLGPSGCGKSTVLRMIAGLEDPTQGAVMLDGELANDLPPRDRKIAMVFQDFALYPHMTVGDNIAFPLRLAGVEPAPRGERVSDVASALGIGDVLARKPGQLSGGQRQRVAMGRAIVRRPGLFLMDEPLSNLDSGLRAELRAEISGLTRELGVTTVYVTHDQAEALTMADRVAIMRRGVLQDVGTPTQVYGRPATLYVAAFLGSPRMNLLEASVYVHLDRYVTLNLGDQALYLPWNDIRSRAVAHYHGERIVVGMRAEALTPVAPDSPGDVLRGRIRYLEHHGHESLAFLDIGATAIMVDEMGTPLDPPPVGQRGLRRFSSVMQRLTGKPVETPEPAPAAGNQTSVLPDPGRHHRRPAELAVRLAPYPAVSAGHPLAVSVRMDALHFFDERGDRIDVGWR
- a CDS encoding DUF4442 domain-containing protein: MTIDSRQVAAGMLDAVPFARTLGLEFVEVAPEAEGGVRAVVRLPDSPATHNHVGGPHAGAMFSLGETASGAVVLAAFGQLLDRAVPLAVRAEIAYRKLAMGPVLATARLGRPAREVVDELEAGARPEFPVHVEIATEAGKPTSAMTVIWTLRPN
- a CDS encoding beta-phosphoglucomutase family hydrolase codes for the protein MLGLPAHVSACLFDLDGVLTQTARVHNAAWKQTFDEFLQQRATLSGEPFQPFDPGPDYNRYVDGRPRADGVRAFLASRGIVLPEGSPDDPPDADTVNGVGNRKNVLLLDQLRTSGVEVYPGSVRYLEAARAAGLRRAVVTASANGREVIAAAGFEPLLEARVDGLVTRAQGLRGKPHPDTFLAGARLLGVDPTRAAVFEDALSGVAAGRAGGFGYVVGVDRVGQADELRAHGADIVVTDLADLLDVADPPAPTRTTAALPTGERGSA